A part of Odontesthes bonariensis isolate fOdoBon6 chromosome 23, fOdoBon6.hap1, whole genome shotgun sequence genomic DNA contains:
- the wnt3 gene encoding proto-oncogene Wnt-3, with product MDLYLIGYLMCVWLSSSRVLGGYPIWWSLALGQQYSSLGSQPILCGSIPGLVPKQLRFCRNYIEIMPSVAEGVKLGIQECQHQFRGRRWNCTTIKDNLAIFGPVLDKATRESAFVHAIASAGVAFAVTRSCAEGTSTMCGCDSHHKGPPGEGWKWGGCSEDAEFGVLVSREFADARENRPDARSAMNRHNNEAGRTTILDHMHLRCKCHGLSGSCEVKTCWWAQPDFRMLGDYLKDKYDSASEMVVEKHRESRGWVETLRVKYAFFKHPTERDLVYYEGSPNFCEPNPETGSFGTRDRVCNVSSHGIEGCDLLCCGRGHNTRTEKRKEKCHCIFHWCCYVSCQECTRVYDVHTCK from the exons GTCCCTGGCCCTGGGGCAGCAGTACTCGTCTCTGGGCTCCCAACCCATCCTGTGCGGGtctatccctggcctggtgccCAAGCAGCTGCGTTTCTGTCGCAACTACATTGAGATTATGCCCAGTGTTGCTGAGGGTGTCAAACTGGGGATCCAGGAATGCCAACACCAGTTTAGGGGTCGTCGATGGAACTGCACCACCATCAAGGATAACCTGGCCATATTTGGACCTGTGCTGGATAAAG CGACCAGAGAGTCGGCGTTCGTCCACGCCATCGCTTCAGCAGGCGTCGCCTTCGCGGTGACACGCTCCTGCGCCGAGGGCACGTCCACCATGTGTGGCTGCGACTCCCACCATAAGGGGCCCCCCGGCGAGGGCTGGAAGTggggcggctgcagtgaggatGCAGAGTTCGGGGTGCTTGTGTCCAGGGAGTTCGCAGACGCCAGAGAGAACCGCCCGGACGCTCGCTCAGCCATGAACCGGCACAACAACGAGGCAGGACGCACG ACCATCCTCGACCACATGCACCTGCGCTGCAAATGTCACGGCCTCTCCGGAAGCTGTGAGGTGAAAACGTGTTGGTGGGCGCAGCCCGACTTCCGCATGCTGGGCGACTACCTGAAGGACAAGTACGACAGCGCCTCGGAGATGGTGGTGGAGAAGCACCGTGAGTCGCGAGGCTGGGTGGAGACCCTGCGAGTCAAATACGCCTTCTTCAAGCACCCCACAGAGCGTGACCTGGTCTACTACGAGGGCTCGCCCAACTTCTGCGAACCCAACCCGGAGACGGGCTCGTTCGGGACGCGCGACCGCGTCTGCAACGTGTCGTCACACGGCATCGAGGGCTGCGACCTTCTGTGCTGCGGCCGCGGCCACAACACCCGGACTGAGAAACGCAAAGAGAAGTGCCACTGCATCTTCCACTGGTGCTGCTACGTCAGCTGCCAAGAGTGCACGCGCGTCTACGATGTGCACACGTGCAAATAA